Genomic segment of Chloroflexota bacterium:
GGTGACGCCTCCCAGGCCGCGAGGTCCAGCAGGCCCAGACCTCGGCCGTAGCCAGCCTCGTCGCCCTGGATGTTGGTCATGAACGCCAGCCAGCGGCCGTCAGGGCTGACGTTGGAGTTGGTGGCGCGCCAGGGCTTGCGATCGCACATGCGGGTCATGCGGGCGCGGCGGCCGGAGCCGTCCAGGGCCAGCTTCCAGAGGTCGATGGGCAGCGGGTTGTCGGCGTCGGAGTCCACGCCAGATTCCAGGCACATGGACTCCCCGCCCGGGAAGACGCCCTCGCACTCGTTGTGCACGCCGCGCTCGTTGACGTAGTAGCGGACGGCCTGCGTGGCGACGTCCACACCCTTGACGGTGCACTTCCAGCGGGGCGTCTTGCGGGTGGACTCCGCGGAGTACTCGGCCAGCAGCACCTCGCGGTCGTCGTGGCGGAAGTCCTGCGGCTCGGGCCGGCGGCCATCCTCGACACGATAGATGCGCCGGGTATTGACCAGGCGCGGCTGGCGCTCGTCGCTGGTGTCGACCTCGGAGA
This window contains:
- a CDS encoding PD40 domain-containing protein, whose amino-acid sequence is MPNARYDGPHVLDNPPPFHQKLLDYGERPYWSPDGKRITFIETNYGEACELDLETRTVRNLTKGLGDHHSFLRVLFMYDGSYILIGPKAFKDRHTSRRVESEMWWMDREASRPPVPLGRTFFEGMGVSWIAPRITYAVNDLQEPSLGEGVSECYVSEVDTSDERQPRLVNTRRIYRVEDGRRPEPQDFRHDDREVLLAEYSAESTRKTPRWKCTVKGVDVATQAVRYYVNERGVHNECEGVFPGGESMCLESGVDSDADNPLPIDLWKLALDGSGRRARMTRMCDRKPWRATNSNVSPDGRWLAFMTNIQGDEAGYGRGLGLLDLAAWEASPEGQRWETAPVLDED